A DNA window from Bos indicus isolate NIAB-ARS_2022 breed Sahiwal x Tharparkar chromosome 9, NIAB-ARS_B.indTharparkar_mat_pri_1.0, whole genome shotgun sequence contains the following coding sequences:
- the ZNF292 gene encoding zinc finger protein 292 isoform X2, with translation MADEEAEQERLSRGGGGCAAELQRLGERLQELERQLRESRVPAVEAATEYCQQLCQTLLEYAEKWKTSEDPLPLLEVYTVAIQSYVKARPYLTSECENVALVLERLALSCVELLLCLPVELSDKQWEQFQTLVQVAHEKLMENGSCELHFLATLAQETGVWKNPVLCTILSQEPLDKDKVNEFLAFEGPILLDMRIKHLIKTNQLSQATALAKLCSDHPEIGTKGSFKQTYLVCLCTSSPNEKLIEEISEVDCKDALEMICNLESEGDEKSALVLCTAFLSRQLQQGDMYCAWELTLFWSKLQQRVEPSIQVYLERCRQLSLLTKTVYHIFFLIKVINSETEGAGLATCIELCVKALRLESTENTEVKISICKTISCLLPDDLEVKRACQLSEFLIEPTVDAYYAVEMLYNQPDQKYDEENLPIPNSLRCELLLVLKTQWPFDPEFWDWKTLKRQCLALMGEEASIVSSIDELNDSEVYEKVADYQEDSKDTSVNGGIGANSGLRDICDEKQKKREIKQLRERGFISARFRNWQAYMQYCVLCDKEFLGHRIVRHAQKHYKDGIYSCPICAKNFNSKETFVPHVTLHVKQSSKERLAAMKPLRRLGRPPKITATNENQKTNAVAKQEQRPIKKNSLYSTDFIVFNDNDGSDDETDDKDKSYEPEVIPVQKPVPVNEFNCPVTFCKKGFKYFKNLIAHVKGHKDNEDAKRFLEMQSKKVICQYCRRHFVSVTHLNDHLQMHCGSKPYICIQMKCKAGFNSYAELLTHRKEHQVFRAKCMFPKCGRIFSEAYLLYDHEAQHYNTYTCKFTGCGKVYRSQSELEKHLEDHNTPEKVLPPEDQLNSARDSVQPSRVNQSAEGNAEKERSMLPSENSVENTIPADRSGAWDKSKAESPVTKQDQISASELGQADGPLPNGLGNTAPTPLLQASEVAVSIKVSLNQGIEENFGKQENSTVENTGESLVTNLHIPVENACNDLCHTDFQERKEQECFNETQITQNSLVASEALKIDGMTTQNLERQVSNLMTFSVQNQAGFQNSLPTPKFECGGNVKTSSSLYNLPLKTLESITFVPPQPNLSNSLGTPSVPPKAPVQKFSCQVEGCTRTYNSSQSIGKHMKTAHPDQYAAFKMQRKSKRGQKANNLNTPNNGKFVYFLPSQVSSSNNAFFTPQTKASGTPACSAQLQHVSSSIFPAHLASVSAPLLPSVESVMNPSIPSQDKNEQGGGLLCSQMETLSSTTLPAQMEDLTKTVLPLNIDSGSDPFLPLPAESSSVSLFPSPADSGTNSVFSQLENNTSHFSSQIEGNTNSSFLKGGNGENAVFPSQVSVANDFSGAGAQQPGPEKVKKDRGRGPNGKERKPKHNKRAKWPAIIRDGKFICSRCYRAFTNPRSLGGHLSKRSYCKPLDGAEIAQELLQNNGQPSLLASMILSTNAVNLQQPQQSAFSAEACFKDPSFLQLLAAENRSSTFLPNTFPRTAVTSFNSSVSQEGSEIIKQALETAGIPSTFEGADVLSHVPTGCVSDTAQVNTTVMPNPPVPTLLQTVCHPSPLLTDQNGTPNPKTSSIEECRSLPVFPTNDLLLKTVENGLCSSSFPNSSGPSQNFTGSSSRVSVISGPQNTRSSHLNKKGNSASKRRKKVTPPLIAPNTPQNLVTSDLTAMGLIAKSIEIPTTNLHSTVIPNCEPQGLVENLTQKLNNVDNQLFMTDVKENFKTSLESHTVLAPLTLKTENGDSQMMALNSCTPSINSDMQISEDNVIQNFEKTLEIIKSAMNSQILEVKNGSQGIGETSQNAQINYNIQLPSVNTVQNNKLSESSQFSSFIGIMPTKSNIPQSEVLHKEDQIQEILEGLQKLKLENDLSTPAPQCVLINTSVTLTPTPVKSIPNVTVQPISEIISNIQFNDRVNKPFVCQNQGCNYSAMTKDALFKHYGKIHQYTPEMILEIKKNQLKFAPFKCVVPTCTKTFTRNSNLRAHCQLVHHFTTEEMVKLKIKRPYGRKSQSENSSAPRITQVKRQLALTEENKREFQPALELGAMKENTLSNIAVIPEKQLLEKKSPEKTESSSQVIAITSEQCNTNPLTNVQTKGRKVRRHKKEKEERKRKKPVSQSPEFPTRYSPYRPYRCVHQGCFAAFTIQQNLILHYQAVHKSDLPAFSAEVEEESEAGKESEEIETKQTVKEFRCQVSDCSRIFQAITGLIQHYMKLHEMSPEEIESMTASVDVGKFPCDQSECKSSFTTYLNYVVHLEADHGIGARGSKTEEDGIYKCDCEGCDRIYATRSNLLRHIFNKHNDKHKAHLIRPRRLTPGQENISSKANQEKTKSKHRGTKYRSGREGIKMPKTKRKKKNNLENKTAKIVQIEENKPYSLKRGKHVYSIKARNDALSECTSRFVTQYPCMIKGCTSVVTSESNIIRHYKCHKLSKAFTSQHRNLLIVFKRCCSSQLKEASEQEVEKSGVKDSDTSVSESNDNARTAVVPQKEVVKNEKDEVDELTELFITKLINEDNTSVETQPQTSSNVSNDFKENNPCQSEKPKASNLKRVNKEKNVSQNKKRKVEKAEPAPAVELSSIHKEEETAVAIQTTEEHPASFDWSSFKPMGFEVSFLKFLEESAVKQKKNTDKDHPNSGSKKGSHSNSRKNVDKTAVTSGNHTCSCKESETFVQFANPTQLQCSDSVKIVLDKTLKDCTELVLKQLQEMKPTVSLKKLEVRSNDPDVSVMKDISMGKATGRGQY, from the exons tgaatgAATTTTTAGCTTTTGAGGGTCCCATCTTGTTGGATATGAGAATTAAACATCTAATCAAAACAAATCAGTTAAGTCAAGCAACTGCTCTAGCAAAGCTGTGTTCTGACCATCCAGAGATTGGTACAAAAGGTAGTTTTAAGCAAACTTACCTTGTCTGTCTTTGTACATCGTCACCAAATGAAAAGTTAATCGAAGAG ATTTCAGAAGTTGATTGCAAAGATGCCCTAGAAATGATCTGTAACTTAGAATCTGAGGGTGATGAAAAAAGTGCTCTTGTCTTATGTACTGCATTTTTATCACGTCAGCTTCAACAGGGAGATATGTACTGTGCTTG ggaaCTCACTCTCTTTTGGAGTAAATTACAGCAGAGAGTAGAACCTTCTATTCAAGTGTACCTAGAAAGGTGTCGTCAACTTTCTTTGTTAACCAAGAcagtatatcacattttcttcctGATTAAAGTTATTAATTCAGAG ACCGAAGGAGCTGGACTTGCCACTTGTATAGAGCTGTGTGTAAAAGCTCTCCGCCTGGAATCTACAGAAAACACTGAAGTGAAAATATCTATCTGCAAGACCATTTCATGCTTGTTGCCTGATGATCTGGAAGTTAAACGTGCTTGTCAACTGAGTGAATTTCTTATTGAGCCTACAGTAGATGCATATTATGCTGTGGAAATGTTGTATAACCAGCCAGACCAGAAATATGATGAAGAGAATCTTCCAATACCAAATTCTCTACGCTGTGAGCTCTTACTTGTATTGAAAACTCAGTGGCCCTTTGATCCAGAATTCTGGGATTGGAAAACTTTAAAACGACAGTGTCTTGCATTAATGGGAGAAGAAGCATCCATTGTGTCTTCAATAGATGAATTAAATGACAGTGAGGTTTATGAGAAGGTAGCAGACTACCAGGAAGATAGTAAAGACACTTCTGTGAATGGTGGAATTGGTGCTAATTCTGGCCTTAGAGACATTTGTgatgaaaagcagaaaaagagagagataaaacaGTTAAGAGAGAGGGGATTTATATCAGCTCGGTTCAGGAATTGGCAAGCCTACATGCAGTATTGTGTGCTGTGTGACAAAGAGTTCCTTGGTCATCGAATAGTACGACATGCTCAAAAGCATTACAAAGATGGGATTTACAGTTGCCCCATATGTGCAAAGAACTTTAATTCTAAAGAAACTTTTGTCCCTCACGTCACGTTGCATGTTAAACAATCAAGTAAAGAGAGACTGGCAGCTATGAAACCATTAAGAAGGTTGGGAAGGCCTCCTAAGATCACAGCTACCAACGAGAATCAGAAGACAAATGCTGTGGCCAAGCAGGAGCAGCGGCCAATCAAGAAGAACAGTCTCTATTCCACAGACTTCATAGTGTTTAATGAcaatgatggctcagatgatgaaactgatgaCAAAGACAAATCTTACGAGCCAGAGGTGATCCCAGTCCAGAAACCAGTACCTGTTAATGAGTTCAATTGCCCTGTCACTTTTTGTAAAAAGGGctttaagtactttaaaaatttaattgctcACGTAAAGGGACATAAGGATAATGAAGATGCCAAGCGCTTTcttgaaatgcaaagcaaaaaagTTATTTGCCAGTACTGTAGGCGGCATTTTGTAAGTGTTACTCATCTCAATGATCACTTACAAATGCACTGTGGCAGTAAACCATACATCTGTATACAAATGAAGTGTAAGGCTGGTTTTAACAGCTATGCGGAGCTCTTAACCCACCGAAAGGAACATCAAGTCTTTAGAGCAAAGTGCATGTTTCCTAAATGTGGTCGAATTTTTTCAGAAGCTTATTTACTGTATGACCATGAAGCGCAGCATTATAATACCTACACGTGTAAGTTCACAGGTTGTGGTAAAGTTTACCGTTCTCAGAGTGAGCTTGAAAAGCATCTGGAAGATCACAATACGCCTGAAAAAGTGCTGCCTCCTGAAGACCAACTTAATTCAGCCAGAGATTCTGTTCAGCCTTCCAGAGTGAATCAGAGTGCAGAAGGGAATGCTGAGAAAGAAAGATCCATGCTTCCTTCAGAAAATAGTGTTGAAAACACCATCCCAGCTGATAGAAGTGGTGCTTGGGATAAAAGCAAGGCAGAATCACCTGTGACCAAGCAAGACCAGATTTCTGCTTCGGAGCTTGGGCAGGCTGATGGACCACTGCCAAATGGTTTGGGGAACACTGCTCCCACTCCTCTGCTTCAGGCCAGTGAAGTAGCCGTGTCCATTAAGGTGTCCCTCAATCAGGGGATCGAGGAGAACTTTGGAAAGCAAGAAAACTCAACTGTGGAAAACACTGGTGAATCACTGGTCACAAACTTACATATACCAGTTGAAAATGCTTGTAATGATTTGTGTCACACGGATTTccaagagagaaaggaacaggAGTGTTTTAATGAAACCCAGATTACTCAGAATTCTTTAGTGGCCTCAGAAGCCCTCAAGATAGACGGCATGACCACACAAAACTTAGAAAGACAAGTGAGCAACCTGATGACCTTTTCTGTGCAAAACCAGGCAGGGTTTCAGAACAGTTTACCAACTCCCAAGTTTGAATGTGGAGGTAATGTTAAAACGTCATCTAGTCTTTATAATTTACCTCTGAAGACGCTGGAAAGTATCACATTTGTTCCACCACAGCCCAACCTCAGTAATTCCTTAGGAACTCCATCAGTGCCTCCAAAAGCGCCAGTTCAGAAATTCAGTTGCCAGGTTGAGGGATGTACTCGAACCTACAACTCTTCACAGAGTATTGGGAAACACATGAAGACAGCACACCCCGACCAGTACGCAGCATTCAAAATGCAGCGCAAAAGCAAAAGGGGCCAGAAAGCTAACAATTTAAATACACCAAATAATggaaaatttgtttattttttgccatCACAGGTGAGCAGCTCTAATAATGCATTTTTTACACCACAGACCAAAGCCAGTGGGACTCCTGCCTGTTCTGCTCAGTTGCAGCATGTCTCATCTTCCATTTTCCCAGCTCATCTAGCAAGTGTGTCAGCTCCACTGTTGCCCTCGGTGGAAAGTGTCATGAATCCAAGTATACCTTCTCAGGATAAAAACGAACAAGGTGGTGGTCTGTTATGTTCCCAGATGGAGACTTTATCTAGCACCACCTTGCCAGCACAAATGGAAGACCTAACCAAAACGGTTTTGCCTTTGAATATCGACAGCGGCTCAGATCCTTTCCTTCCGTTACCTGCAGAAAGCAGCTCTGTGTCTCTCTTCCCTTCACCAGCAGACAGTGGGACTAACTCTGTTTTCTCCCAACTGGAAAATAATACAAGTCATTTTTCTTCACAGATCGAAGGAAATACCAATTCCTCCTTTCTAAAGGGAGGGAATGGTGAGAACGCAGTTTTTCCTTCACAAGTCAGTGTTGCAAATGACTTCAGTGGCGCTGGTGCCCAACAGCCTGGaccagaaaaagtgaaaaaagaccgCGGGCGGGgcccaaatgggaaggaaagaaaacccaAGCACAACAAAAGGGCTAAATGGCCGGCAATCATCAGAGATGGGAAATTTATCTGTAGCAGGTGTTACAGGGCTTTCACTAACCCCAGATCTCTGGGTGGACACTTGTCTAAGCGATCTTACTGTAAACCACTGGATGGAGCAGAAATTGCTCAAGAACTTCTACAGAATAATGGGCAGCCTTCTCTTCTTGCCAGCATGATTCTCTCCACAAATGCCGTGAACCTGCAGCAGCCACAACAGTCTGCATTCAGTGCAGAAGCATGTTTTAAAGATCCATCATTCCTGCAACTTCTTGCTGCCGAAAACCGCTCCTCAACATTTTTACCAAATACATTTCCTCGGACTGCTGTGACTAGCTTTAATTCAAGTGTTAGTCAAGAGGGGAGCGAAATCATCAAACAGGCTTTGGAAACTGCTGGCATTCCCAGTACATTTGAGGGTGCCGATGTGCTCTCTCACGTCCCCACAGGTTGTGTCTCCGACACAGCACAAGTAAACACAACAGTGATGCCAAATCCACCTGTGCCAACCCTGCTGCAGACAGTGTGCCACCCAAGCCCCCTGCTGACAGACCAGAATGGGACACCAAACCCCAAAACTTCCTCCATTGAGGAATGCAGAAGTTTGCCTGTTTTTCCAACAAACGACTTACTACTAAAGACTGTTGAAAATGGTTTGTGTTCTAGTTCATTCCCTAATTCTAGCGGGCCATCACAAAATTTTACTGGTAGCAGTTCTCGTGTTTCAGTTATAAGTGGTCCTCAGAACACAAGGTCTAGTCATTTAAATAAGAAGGGAAACAGTGCTtctaagagaagaaagaaagttaCTCCTCCACTAATTGCCCCTAATACTCCCCAAAACTTGGTAACGAGTGACTTAACAGCAATGGGACTTATAGCAAAGAGTATTGAGATACCAACTACTAACCTTCATTCCACTGTAATTCCCAATTGTGAACCTCAGGGTTTGGTGGAAAATctaacacaaaaattaaataatgttgaCAATCAGTTGTTTATGACTGATGtgaaagaaaacttcaaaacCAGTCTTGAGTCCCATACAGTGTTAGCTCCTTTaacattaaaaactgaaaatggtgATTCCCAAATGATGGCTTTGAATTCATGCACACCTTCAATAAATTCTGACATGCAGATCTCTGAAGACAATGTCATACAAAActttgaaaagactcttgaaattaTTAAAAGTGCTATGAATTCTCAGATACTTGAGGTAAAAAATGGATCTCAGGGTATTGGTGAAACATCACAGAATGCTCAAATAAATTATAACATTCAGCTTCCTTCAGTAAACACTGTACAAAATAACAAGTTATCTGAGTCGTCTCAGTTTTCCTCCTTCATAGGTATCATGCCAACAAAAAGTAACATTCCTCAGTCTGAAGTATTACATAAGGAGGATCAAATACAGGAGATTTTAGAAGGCTTACagaaattaaaactagaaaatgACCTGTCCACTCCAGCACCCCAGTGTGTACTGATAAATACATCAGTGACACTGACTCCCACTCCTGTGAAATCAATTCCAAATGTCACAGTTCAGCCAATTTCTGAAATTATAAGCAACATTCAGTTTAATGACAGAGTTAATAAACCCTTTGTGTGTCAAAACCAAGGCTGTAATTACAGTGCTATGACAAAAGATGCACTGTTTAAGCACTACGGTAAAATTCATCAGTACACTCCAGAGATGAttcttgaaattaaaaagaatcagTTGAAATTTGCTCCATTTAAATGTGTAGTACCTACATGTACGAAGACATTTACAAGAAATTCTAATCTTCGGGCACACTGTCAGTTGGTACATCATTTTACAACGGAAGAAAtggtcaaattaaaaataaaaagaccttaTGGAAGAAAGTCTCAGAGTGAAAATTCATCAGCCCCACGAATTACACAAGTGAAAAGACAGCTAGCTCtgacagaggaaaataaaagggaaTTCCAGCCTGCTTTAGAATTGGgagcaatgaaagaaaataccCTCAGTAATATAGCGGTgatcccagaaaaacaacttctagaaaaaaaaagtcctgaaaaaacagaaagttcTTCTCAAGTGATTGCAATTACTTCAGAACAGTGTAATACAAATCCTCTCACAAATGTGCAAACCAAAGGACGGAAAGTTaggagacataaaaaagaaaaggaggagaggaaaCGCAAGAAGCCAGTTTCTCAGTCTCCTGAGTTTCCCACAAGATACAGTCCCTACAGACCTTATCGCTGTGTTCATCAGGGTTGCTTTGCCGCTTTCACAATACAGCAGAACTTAATTCTGCATTACCAGGCTGTGCACAAATCAGATCTACCTGCATTTTCTGCAGAggttgaagaggagagtgaagctgGTAAAGAGAGTGAAGAAATTGAAACGAAGCAAACTGTGAAAGAATTTCGATGTCAGGTGAGTGACTGTTCTCGAATTTTCCAAGCAATTACTGGCCTAATACAACACTACATGAAGCTTCACGAGATGTCGCCTGAAGAAATTGAAAGTATGACCGCTTCTGTGGATGTTGGGAAATTTCCATGTGATCAGTCAGAGTGTAAATCTTCATTTACCACATATTTAAACTATGTTGTTCATCTTGAGGCAGACCATGGAATTGGGGCCAGGGGAAGTAAAACTGAAGAAGATGGCATATACAAGTGTGACTGTGAAGGCTGTGACCGAATATATGCAACCCGGTCTAATCTCCTCCGACACATTTTTAATAAGCATAATGACAAACATAAAGCTCATCTCATTCGGCCACGAAGATTAACACCTGGTCAGGAAAATATATCAAGCAAAGCAAACCAAGAAAAGACTAAGTCTAAACACCGGGGGACAAAATACAGATCTGGAAGGGAAGGAATCAAAATGCCTAAGACCAaacgaaagaaaaaaaataatttggaaaacaaGACTGCAAAGATTGTGCAGATTGAAGAAAATAAGCCTTACTCTCTGAAACGTGGAAAGCATGTATATTCTATAAAGGCTAGAAATGATGCCTTGTCTGAGTGTACGAGCAGATTTGTCACCCAGTATCCATGTATGATAAAGGGGTGTACGTCGGTTGTTACAAGTGAAAGCAATATAATCAGACATTATAAATGCCATAAATTATCTAAGGCATTTACATCACAACACCGCAATCTCCTCATTGTCTTCAAACGGTGTTGCAGCTCACAATTAAAGGAAGCTTCTGAGCAAGAGGTTGAAAAGAGTGGTGTGAAGGATTCTGACACAAGTGTATCAGAGAGCAATGATAATGCAAGAACAGCTGTAGTTCCACAGAAGGAAgttgtaaaaaatgaaaaagatgaagtGGATGAACTAACAGAATTATTTATTACCAAATTAATAAATGAAGACAACACAAGTGTGGAGACCCAGCCTCAGACCTCTTCAAATGTAAGTAatgattttaaggaaaataaccCCTGCCAGTCAGAAAAACCAAAAGCAAGTAATTTGAAGAgagttaataaagaaaaaaatgtctcccaaaataaaaagagaaaagttgaaAAAGCCGAACCAGCACCAGCAGTTGAATTAAGTAGTATACATAAGGAAGAAGAAACTGCTGTTGCAATTCAAACCACTGAGGAGCACCCTGCGTCTTTTGACTGGAGCTCATTTAAACCAATGGGATTTGAGGTATCATTTCTCAAATTCCTGGAGGAGTCTGcagtgaaacagaagaaaaataccgACAAAGATCATCCCAATAGTGGGAGTAAAAAAGGATCCCATTCAAATTCAAGAAAAAATGTCGACAAGACTGCTGTGACTAGTGGAAATCATACATGTTCTtgtaaagaaagtgaaactttTGTACAGTTTGCCAATCCAACACAGCTTCAGTGCAGTGATAGTGTAAAAATTGTTTTAGACAAGACTCTGAAAGATTGCACTGAGCTTGTCTTAAAGCAGCTTCAGGAAATGAAACCTACCGTCAGTCTGAAAAAACTTGAAGTACGTTCAAATGATCCAGATGTGTCTGTTATGAAAGACATCAGTATGGGCAAAGCCACAGGGAGAGGGCAGTACTGA